Proteins encoded in a region of the Chitinivorax sp. B genome:
- a CDS encoding 3-deoxy-7-phosphoheptulonate synthase has translation MKRDLTATLTHATSRLAQAESIPSPAELHASLPGTPATFDTILTGRRTLADILDRRDPRWMVVVGPCSIHDPVAALDYAARLRALADELSDTLYVVMRTYFEKPRTTVGWKGLINDPYLDGSCRIAEGMYLARELMLKVNALGLPLAAEALDLFSTPYLGDLVSWTAIGARTTESQPHREMSSGLPTPVGFKNGTDGNVETAIHAMSAAARSHTFLGVDEQGRTAVLRTPGNRHGHLILRGGGGRPNYDSVSVMQAEAVLAKHHLPANIVIDCAHGNSNKQPQRQPLVMADVVNQIEQGNRSIVGVMVESFLEAGSQPVLPERHRMRYGCSITDACIDWTTTETMLRQAHQRLRPIVAERLLESAA, from the coding sequence ATGAAACGAGACCTGACCGCGACGCTAACCCATGCGACCAGTCGGCTGGCGCAGGCTGAATCCATTCCAAGCCCGGCTGAACTGCACGCCAGCCTACCTGGCACCCCAGCCACATTTGATACCATCCTGACGGGCCGGCGGACGTTGGCCGATATTCTGGATCGTCGCGATCCACGCTGGATGGTGGTGGTTGGCCCATGCTCGATTCATGACCCGGTAGCGGCGCTGGATTATGCAGCACGTCTGCGCGCGTTGGCAGACGAGCTTTCCGATACCTTATATGTTGTCATGCGTACTTACTTCGAAAAGCCACGCACCACGGTAGGCTGGAAGGGCTTGATCAATGATCCGTATCTGGATGGTAGTTGTCGGATAGCTGAGGGAATGTATTTGGCCCGCGAGCTGATGTTGAAGGTCAATGCATTGGGCTTGCCGCTGGCGGCAGAAGCACTGGACCTGTTTTCAACTCCCTATCTGGGTGATTTGGTCAGTTGGACCGCCATCGGTGCCCGGACCACCGAATCACAGCCACATCGCGAAATGTCGTCGGGTCTACCGACGCCGGTTGGCTTCAAGAATGGTACCGATGGTAATGTGGAAACTGCGATCCATGCCATGTCTGCTGCGGCACGTTCTCACACCTTTCTGGGAGTGGATGAGCAAGGCCGCACGGCTGTATTGCGTACCCCGGGCAACCGCCATGGCCATTTGATTCTACGCGGTGGCGGTGGCCGACCCAATTACGATTCGGTCAGCGTCATGCAGGCAGAAGCGGTATTGGCCAAGCACCACTTGCCAGCCAACATTGTTATCGACTGCGCTCATGGCAATTCCAACAAGCAACCGCAGCGCCAACCTTTGGTCATGGCGGATGTGGTCAACCAGATTGAACAGGGTAACCGTTCGATTGTGGGGGTGATGGTCGAGAGTTTTCTCGAGGCTGGTAGCCAGCCTGTCCTGCCAGAACGTCACCGGATGCGTTATGGCTGCTCAATCACGGATGCCTGCATTGACTGGACCACCACAGAGACCATGTTGCGTCAGGCACACCAGCGGTTGCGCCCGATTGTGGCAGAGCGTCTGTTGGAATCCGCGGCCTGA